In the Prochlorococcus sp. MIT 1307 genome, one interval contains:
- a CDS encoding asparaginase: MNIPNSLASYERLRSAPLTVNLNRGSSVESTHRVHAVVSDEKGRVLLNAGQADYLTFIRSALKPFQALPFINSGTAEKIACRDKGIAICCSSHNGSTKHAREAFKILWSSDLNVDLLQCPIPKGCRSPLEHNCSGKHSAFLATCKKMKWPLDNYLDGKHPLQLEIFRRVSELLGQPYEEFIAARDDCGAPTILLNLSQMSVLYAHLSKSSHADLEQISRSMVSHPELISGDGLFDTELMRRSHLQIISKGGAEGIQCMAKVGDGLGIAIKVEDGSKRAKHAVALHILRQLDWITPSALQELEEQILLLSPGVQLEVKGQLKFQQN; the protein is encoded by the coding sequence ATGAATATCCCAAATAGTTTGGCCAGTTATGAGCGTTTAAGATCAGCACCTTTAACAGTAAATCTTAATCGAGGTTCTAGTGTGGAATCTACTCATAGGGTACACGCTGTGGTATCTGATGAGAAAGGGAGAGTTTTACTAAATGCCGGTCAAGCTGATTATTTGACATTTATAAGGTCAGCATTAAAACCTTTTCAAGCCTTGCCTTTTATAAATAGTGGAACAGCAGAAAAAATAGCATGTAGAGATAAAGGAATTGCAATATGTTGTAGTTCACATAATGGCAGTACTAAACATGCCAGAGAAGCATTCAAAATCCTATGGAGTTCAGATTTAAATGTTGATTTATTGCAATGCCCTATACCAAAAGGTTGTAGAAGTCCCCTTGAACATAATTGCTCAGGAAAACATTCCGCATTCTTAGCTACCTGCAAAAAAATGAAATGGCCACTAGATAATTATCTAGATGGAAAACATCCCCTTCAATTAGAAATATTTAGGCGAGTTAGTGAACTTTTAGGACAACCATATGAAGAATTTATAGCTGCTAGAGATGACTGTGGAGCGCCAACGATACTTCTAAATCTTTCACAAATGTCTGTACTTTATGCTCATTTAAGTAAATCAAGTCATGCAGATTTAGAACAAATAAGTAGATCAATGGTTTCACATCCAGAATTAATTTCTGGTGATGGATTATTTGATACGGAATTAATGCGTCGTTCACATTTGCAAATAATAAGTAAAGGTGGCGCGGAAGGAATTCAATGCATGGCAAAGGTAGGCGATGGACTGGGAATTGCGATTAAGGTTGAAGATGGGTCAAAGCGAGCCAAGCATGCAGTGGCTCTTCATATACTTCGTCAACTTGACTGGATAACACCTTCAGCCCTGCAGGAGCTTGAAGAACAGATCCTCTTGCTATCACCAGGAGTCCAACTGGAAGTTAAAGGACAACTTAAATTTCAGCAAAATTGA
- a CDS encoding CGLD27 family protein: MSQENIYCPVPRAQIPIEEFVEMSKSWFFSWPINNDSHFNRKLFISWMLVLPINLILGTGSLQLRSDIPKLLALSSLASLVFPLILLIRLWLSWQYILKRLYSEKIEYEKSGWYDGAKWDKPIEWRQRDLLIARHDVMPIIHEINQSIIVIISIIVSGLMIYYLYNKLL, encoded by the coding sequence ATGTCCCAAGAAAATATATATTGTCCTGTACCAAGAGCACAAATACCCATAGAAGAATTTGTGGAAATGTCTAAATCATGGTTTTTTTCCTGGCCTATCAATAATGACTCACACTTTAATAGGAAGCTATTCATAAGTTGGATGCTTGTGTTACCTATTAATCTGATTCTAGGAACCGGTAGTTTACAATTAAGAAGCGATATACCTAAGCTTCTAGCACTTAGTAGCCTGGCAAGCCTTGTTTTTCCTTTAATTCTTCTAATTAGACTATGGTTAAGCTGGCAATATATCCTAAAAAGACTTTATTCTGAAAAAATAGAATATGAAAAGTCTGGTTGGTATGATGGAGCTAAATGGGATAAGCCCATAGAGTGGAGACAAAGAGATCTACTTATTGCACGTCATGATGTAATGCCAATCATCCACGAAATCAATCAATCAATTATAGTAATAATATCAATCATTGTTAGTGGATTAATGATTTACTATCTATATAATAAATTGCTATGA
- the rsfS gene encoding ribosome silencing factor, producing MDSNQLAELAAEACDDKKAKDIQLIRIAEVSILSDWIIITEGLTDVNVRAIIQSVEDKLKVKANRVPIRREGINEGKWALLDYGDLIINVFQPHERQYYELESFWSNGEKHSYLTSEKT from the coding sequence ATGGATAGTAATCAGCTTGCTGAATTAGCTGCAGAAGCATGTGATGACAAAAAGGCTAAAGACATCCAATTAATACGTATAGCAGAAGTATCTATTCTGTCTGATTGGATAATAATCACAGAAGGTCTAACAGATGTTAATGTAAGGGCAATTATTCAATCAGTTGAAGATAAATTAAAAGTAAAAGCCAATAGAGTGCCAATTAGACGTGAAGGTATTAATGAAGGCAAATGGGCACTCCTAGACTATGGTGACCTAATTATTAATGTGTTTCAGCCACACGAACGTCAATATTACGAATTAGAATCCTTTTGGAGCAATGGTGAAAAACATTCATATCTAACATCTGAGAAGACATAA
- a CDS encoding DUF3318 domain-containing protein, with translation MSELQRLKGLLPPENQSWVFVEAAAAVDPPLITLEEIGRDEVEIQIDLDQWDDFAQDHRNMLFWHEVGRIQNDTIPRDGWEMAALAIGLGGAIGELWVQDGLLLLMALGLSGFAGYRLYLKNNSEKRLQDAISADERAIDLACRFGYSVPNAYKSLGGALKEMVEKTRKKKKRSFYEDRLEALRKSAEKARAEMAQQEGSRQSVTSENVYG, from the coding sequence ATGAGCGAACTTCAGCGCCTAAAAGGGCTGCTGCCTCCAGAAAATCAAAGCTGGGTGTTCGTGGAGGCAGCAGCAGCCGTAGATCCACCTTTAATAACCCTCGAAGAGATTGGGCGTGATGAAGTTGAAATTCAAATTGACTTAGATCAGTGGGATGACTTTGCTCAAGATCATCGGAACATGCTTTTTTGGCATGAAGTTGGCCGTATTCAAAATGACACCATTCCAAGAGATGGCTGGGAAATGGCAGCACTTGCTATTGGGCTAGGTGGAGCTATTGGGGAATTGTGGGTCCAAGATGGGTTGTTGCTCCTGATGGCACTCGGTCTATCAGGCTTTGCTGGATATCGCTTATATCTAAAGAATAATTCAGAAAAAAGATTGCAGGATGCAATATCCGCCGATGAAAGGGCTATAGATTTGGCATGCCGCTTTGGTTATAGCGTTCCTAATGCATATAAAAGTTTAGGAGGAGCTTTGAAGGAAATGGTCGAAAAAACAAGGAAAAAGAAAAAAAGATCTTTTTACGAAGATAGATTAGAAGCTCTTCGTAAAAGTGCTGAAAAAGCGAGAGCAGAAATGGCTCAACAAGAAGGTTCACGTCAATCAGTAACAAGCGAAAATGTATATGGATAG
- the carB gene encoding carbamoyl-phosphate synthase large subunit has protein sequence MPRRTDLRRILLLGSGPIVIGQACEFDYSGTQACKALRAEGYEVVLVNSNPASIMTDPEMADRTYVEPLTTDIVTRIIELERPQALLPTMGGQTSLNIAVDLAESGILKKYEVELIGADLLAIRKAEDRLLFKQSMERIGVNVCPSGIASSIEEACQVGNEIASFPRIIRPAFTLGGSGGGIAYNIEEFNAICKAGLEASPVNQILIEKSLLGWKEFELEVMRDKADNVVIICSIENFDPMGVHTGDSITVAPSQTLTDKEYQQLRDCSIKIIREIGVDTGGSNIQFAVNPSDGSVVVIEMNPRVSRSSALASKATGFPIAKIAALLAVGYTLDEIINDITGKTPACFEPTIDYVVTKIPRFAFEKFKGSSSILNTSMKSVGEAMAIGRCFEESFQKAIRSLETGHSGWGCDRPDKLLSQQEIDLLLRSPSPERIMAIRVAMLQGRSNEDIHSLSHIDPWFISKLRNLINVQKKYLSNKKLSDLNYDSLLQLKQLGFSDAQIAWATKSNQFDVRRLREDYLIMPLYKTVDTCAAEFASNTPYHYSTYERTIKRITNDQKIEPLDIQNEVKVESKKKVLILGGGPNRIGQGIEFDYCCCHASFEAQKSNFSTIMINSNPETVSTDYDTSDRLYFEPLTLEDVLNVIEEEQPDGVIVQFGGQTPLKLSLPLLKWLKESKISESKTRIWGTSPTSIDQAENRELFEQILRKLDIRQPKNGIARTVEEARNIANNIGYPVVVRPSYVLGGRAMEIIFDENELNRYISEAVNVEPDHPVLIDQYLENAIEVDVDALCDSEGNVVIGGVMEHIEPAGIHSGDSACCLPTVSLGQNALKTIRSWTKALALELKVTGLINLQFAVQRNNVGTEQVFIIEANPRASRTVPFVSKATGVPLARIATSLMSGKTLTSIGLTKEPIPPIQTVKEAVLPFRRFPGADSVLGPEMRSTGEVMGSAPTFGMAYAKSELAAGEALPTTGIVFLSTHDRDKPALVPVAKSLVQLGFGLVATSGTASALSQFDIKVEKVLKVHEGRPNIEDLIRSGQIQLVINTPIGRQAAHDDKYLRRAALDYRVPILTTLAGARAAVEAISSLQKQELSISALQDIHK, from the coding sequence ATGCCCCGGCGTACTGATCTACGTCGAATTCTCCTGCTTGGTTCTGGTCCAATAGTGATCGGACAGGCTTGTGAATTCGATTATTCCGGAACACAGGCTTGTAAAGCTCTCAGAGCTGAGGGCTATGAGGTTGTACTTGTGAACTCCAATCCAGCCTCAATAATGACTGATCCAGAGATGGCAGATCGAACTTATGTCGAGCCATTAACTACAGATATAGTCACTCGAATAATTGAATTAGAACGACCTCAAGCCTTACTTCCAACAATGGGGGGGCAGACATCCCTCAATATTGCTGTTGATCTTGCAGAAAGCGGAATTCTAAAAAAATATGAGGTCGAATTAATAGGTGCAGATCTTTTAGCAATTAGAAAAGCTGAAGATAGATTGCTTTTTAAGCAATCTATGGAACGTATTGGAGTTAATGTTTGCCCTTCTGGCATTGCATCTTCTATAGAAGAAGCTTGTCAAGTTGGTAATGAAATAGCTAGCTTTCCTAGAATCATTCGCCCAGCCTTTACTCTGGGAGGAAGTGGAGGTGGTATTGCATATAACATTGAGGAATTTAATGCAATATGTAAGGCAGGCCTGGAGGCTAGCCCAGTTAATCAAATACTCATTGAAAAATCTTTATTAGGTTGGAAAGAGTTTGAACTTGAGGTTATGAGGGATAAGGCAGATAATGTTGTAATTATATGCAGTATTGAGAATTTTGACCCTATGGGTGTGCATACTGGAGATTCAATTACAGTTGCACCTTCTCAAACATTAACTGATAAGGAATATCAGCAGTTAAGAGATTGTTCAATAAAAATCATTAGAGAGATTGGTGTAGATACTGGTGGTAGTAATATTCAATTTGCAGTCAATCCAAGTGATGGATCTGTAGTAGTTATAGAGATGAATCCTCGGGTTAGTAGATCATCTGCGTTAGCAAGTAAAGCAACTGGATTTCCAATAGCAAAAATTGCAGCATTGTTAGCTGTAGGATATACATTGGACGAAATTATTAATGATATAACTGGAAAAACACCAGCCTGTTTTGAGCCTACAATTGACTATGTTGTGACTAAAATTCCAAGGTTTGCATTTGAAAAGTTTAAGGGTAGTTCTTCTATATTGAATACATCAATGAAATCTGTAGGAGAGGCAATGGCAATTGGAAGATGTTTTGAAGAATCATTCCAAAAAGCTATTAGATCACTTGAAACAGGACATTCCGGATGGGGATGTGACCGACCTGATAAATTATTGTCCCAGCAGGAAATTGACTTACTTTTACGATCTCCTTCTCCAGAAAGAATTATGGCAATTAGAGTTGCTATGTTACAAGGAAGAAGTAATGAAGATATACATTCACTTAGTCATATCGATCCGTGGTTTATATCTAAGTTGAGAAATTTAATAAATGTGCAAAAGAAATACCTTTCTAATAAAAAATTGAGTGATTTAAATTATGATAGCTTATTACAACTAAAACAGCTTGGTTTTTCAGATGCTCAAATCGCTTGGGCTACTAAATCAAATCAATTTGATGTGAGAAGGCTAAGAGAGGATTATTTAATCATGCCCTTATATAAAACTGTAGATACTTGCGCAGCCGAATTTGCGTCTAATACTCCTTACCATTACTCCACTTATGAAAGGACTATAAAGAGAATCACAAATGATCAAAAAATTGAACCGTTAGATATTCAAAATGAGGTCAAAGTAGAAAGCAAAAAAAAGGTTTTAATACTTGGTGGAGGACCAAATAGGATAGGACAAGGTATAGAGTTTGATTATTGTTGTTGTCACGCTTCATTTGAGGCGCAAAAGAGTAATTTCTCCACAATAATGATTAATAGTAACCCTGAAACTGTATCTACTGACTATGATACTAGTGATAGATTGTATTTTGAACCTTTAACATTAGAAGATGTTCTTAATGTTATTGAAGAGGAACAGCCAGATGGAGTAATTGTTCAATTTGGAGGGCAAACACCACTGAAACTATCGCTACCTTTGCTTAAGTGGTTGAAGGAATCAAAAATATCTGAATCTAAGACAAGAATATGGGGAACATCGCCAACTTCAATTGACCAAGCAGAAAACCGTGAACTATTTGAACAGATTTTAAGAAAACTAGATATTCGTCAGCCAAAGAACGGTATTGCAAGAACTGTTGAGGAAGCTAGAAATATTGCTAACAATATTGGTTATCCAGTTGTAGTTCGTCCTTCTTATGTTCTTGGTGGTAGAGCAATGGAAATAATTTTTGATGAAAATGAGTTAAATAGATATATATCAGAAGCCGTCAATGTAGAACCAGATCATCCTGTCTTAATTGATCAATATCTAGAAAATGCTATTGAAGTAGATGTAGATGCTCTTTGTGACTCTGAGGGTAATGTTGTGATAGGTGGGGTTATGGAGCATATTGAACCTGCTGGAATACATTCTGGAGATTCGGCATGTTGTTTGCCTACAGTCTCTCTTGGGCAGAATGCTTTAAAGACAATAAGAAGTTGGACAAAAGCATTAGCATTAGAATTGAAAGTTACTGGACTAATTAATCTTCAGTTTGCTGTACAAAGGAACAACGTTGGCACTGAACAGGTATTTATTATTGAAGCAAACCCACGAGCTTCTAGAACAGTTCCATTCGTTTCTAAAGCTACAGGGGTCCCTTTAGCGCGTATTGCAACAAGTTTGATGAGCGGAAAAACACTAACAAGTATTGGTTTAACAAAAGAACCTATCCCACCAATACAAACTGTGAAAGAAGCAGTATTACCATTTAGAAGATTTCCTGGAGCAGACAGCGTACTTGGCCCAGAAATGAGGTCCACTGGCGAAGTTATGGGATCTGCCCCAACTTTTGGTATGGCTTATGCCAAATCAGAACTAGCGGCAGGCGAGGCCTTGCCAACTACTGGTATTGTTTTTCTATCGACTCATGATCGTGATAAACCAGCGTTAGTTCCTGTTGCAAAAAGCCTTGTTCAATTAGGCTTCGGTCTGGTTGCAACGTCCGGGACTGCAAGTGCTCTCAGTCAATTTGATATAAAAGTAGAAAAGGTATTAAAGGTTCATGAAGGAAGACCTAACATTGAAGATCTAATACGATCTGGTCAGATCCAGCTGGTAATTAATACACCTATTGGCCGTCAAGCAGCACATGATGATAAATACCTTCGACGAGCAGCCTTAGATTATAGAGTGCCAATACTTACTACTTTGGCAGGTGCTCGGGCAGCAGTTGAAGCTATTTCATCACTACAAAAACAAGAACTCTCTATTTCAGCACTTCAAGATATACATAAATAA
- a CDS encoding sodium:alanine symporter family protein, with protein sequence MEQAINLINTPINNFAWGWPTVTLIAITGVLFTLGLGFMPIIRIPYAINILLRSKTTKLEKGEISPFQALMTSLSATIGTGNIAGVAAAIAVGGPGAIFWMWLIALFGIATKYAEAVLAVHYREVDSLGNHVGGPMYYIKNGLGPKWTWLGGLFALFGMLAGFGIGNGVQCFEVSSALAIVGIPRLVTGALLGVLVFAVIIGGVKRIAKAASAIVPTMALLYIIACLIILLNNISSIPDAFATIFANAFTGKAAAGGTFAQVVLMGFKRGIFSNEAGLGSAPIAHASARTSDPVRQGTIAMLGTFIDTLIICTMTALVIITTGAYQTGASGSDLSIAAFNSGIEGTGWVVLVGLVVFAFTTVLGWSLYGERCAEYLFGVKAILPFRFVWVAFVVIGSVAGNRGVVWAVADTLNGLMAIPNLIALILLSGTVFKLSRNYQFNG encoded by the coding sequence ATTGAACAGGCAATTAATCTCATCAATACACCTATTAATAATTTTGCCTGGGGTTGGCCTACAGTTACTCTTATTGCAATTACAGGAGTTTTATTCACACTGGGACTTGGCTTTATGCCAATTATTCGTATCCCATATGCCATAAATATTCTTCTTAGGTCCAAAACAACAAAATTAGAAAAAGGAGAAATTAGCCCTTTTCAGGCATTAATGACTTCCCTTTCAGCAACAATTGGAACTGGAAACATAGCAGGTGTAGCTGCTGCAATTGCTGTTGGTGGGCCTGGAGCAATATTTTGGATGTGGTTAATTGCCCTTTTTGGCATAGCAACCAAATATGCCGAAGCTGTCTTAGCTGTTCATTATCGAGAAGTTGATTCCCTTGGGAATCATGTTGGCGGTCCTATGTATTACATAAAAAATGGACTTGGACCTAAATGGACTTGGTTAGGTGGATTATTTGCTCTTTTTGGAATGCTGGCAGGCTTCGGAATTGGTAATGGAGTTCAGTGCTTTGAAGTTTCTAGTGCACTAGCAATTGTTGGAATTCCAAGGCTTGTAACGGGAGCTTTGCTAGGGGTGTTGGTTTTTGCTGTCATTATTGGCGGTGTAAAGCGTATTGCTAAAGCAGCATCTGCAATTGTTCCAACGATGGCTTTACTTTATATAATTGCTTGCTTGATAATTCTTCTTAATAACATCTCTTCTATTCCTGATGCATTTGCAACAATATTTGCAAATGCATTTACAGGTAAAGCAGCTGCTGGAGGTACTTTTGCACAGGTTGTTCTTATGGGTTTTAAAAGAGGAATATTTTCTAACGAAGCTGGTTTAGGTAGTGCTCCAATTGCACATGCTTCTGCAAGAACAAGCGATCCAGTAAGACAAGGGACCATTGCGATGCTTGGAACTTTTATAGATACATTAATTATTTGTACAATGACAGCTTTGGTTATTATTACTACAGGGGCTTACCAAACAGGTGCATCGGGTTCTGACCTTTCAATTGCCGCTTTTAATAGCGGAATAGAAGGAACAGGATGGGTAGTCCTTGTTGGCTTAGTTGTCTTCGCTTTTACAACAGTTTTAGGTTGGAGCCTTTATGGGGAAAGATGTGCAGAATATCTTTTTGGAGTGAAAGCTATTCTCCCATTTCGTTTTGTTTGGGTAGCTTTTGTTGTTATTGGTTCAGTTGCAGGAAACAGAGGTGTTGTTTGGGCAGTTGCAGATACATTAAATGGTCTTATGGCAATTCCAAACCTGATAGCTCTTATTCTTCTTTCAGGAACAGTATTTAAATTGTCTAGAAACTATCAATTTAATGGATAG
- a CDS encoding DUF6447 family protein has translation MSDTAPKPNEPILTFEGKRYDLNALPDELKELVRGMQVADAQLRMHEDTLKVLAVGRQSMAAQLNQKLKGIAPMP, from the coding sequence ATGTCAGATACAGCACCCAAACCGAATGAACCCATTCTGACTTTCGAAGGTAAACGTTATGACCTAAATGCTCTGCCCGACGAACTAAAGGAACTTGTTAGGGGAATGCAGGTTGCTGACGCACAATTACGAATGCATGAAGATACTTTAAAGGTTTTAGCTGTTGGTCGGCAATCAATGGCCGCCCAATTAAATCAAAAATTAAAGGGCATTGCGCCAATGCCCTGA
- a CDS encoding ABC transporter ATP-binding protein — MFSQSEAGFRRLLPLLKPHKRNLLLGGCSMVVYVACWPILARLAGELIPNIGEGNLINVSKVITIALLVFLIQKLAQFAQDTFLAQPALKISQELRSQIFSRLQKVELGSLEKLSSGDIAYRLTEDADRVGEVIYKTIQDTVPCFLQLIAVFSYMIILDWQLSTATLFLAPLVTILVSVFGNKVMNAAEKSQKQVSELAGLLGEAIQGIPLVRAFAAEIWMQSKFNKQIELHRLAKYKTMRLLALQHPVVGFIEASGILAVFAIGAARIQSGGMNSQGFSSFIAALLMLIDPISHLTTNFNEFQQGQASLKRLREIENEQCEEEDCNEPVILENVKGELILKGVCFSYIPNKSILKNISLTINPGQVVALVGPSGAGKSTIFSLLLRFLRPNNGQIFLDGHDIYNLKSEDIRRSLALVPQRASVFTGSISDAISFGRKTSMEKIIAAAKIANAHEFIMELSDGYQTILEERGTNISGGQLQRIAIARAVLGNPAVMLLDEATSALDAEAEESVQLGLNRAMKGRTVLVIAHRLSTVQEADQIIVLDKGIICDKGSHDELIARDGRYKELCTKQLIRQ, encoded by the coding sequence ATGTTTTCTCAATCCGAAGCTGGCTTTAGAAGACTGCTTCCACTTCTCAAACCTCACAAACGAAACCTTTTGTTGGGAGGATGCTCCATGGTGGTCTATGTAGCCTGTTGGCCAATTTTAGCAAGGCTTGCTGGTGAACTAATACCTAACATAGGAGAAGGTAACCTTATCAATGTATCTAAAGTAATTACAATTGCACTGCTAGTTTTTCTAATTCAAAAATTAGCCCAATTTGCACAAGATACCTTTTTAGCTCAACCAGCACTCAAAATCAGCCAAGAACTGAGAAGTCAAATATTTAGCAGATTGCAAAAAGTAGAATTAGGTTCCTTAGAAAAACTTTCATCAGGAGATATTGCATATAGATTGACAGAAGATGCAGATAGGGTTGGAGAGGTTATATATAAAACAATACAAGATACTGTACCTTGTTTTTTACAGTTAATTGCAGTATTTAGTTATATGATAATCCTAGACTGGCAACTTTCAACTGCCACTCTCTTTCTTGCGCCACTTGTCACAATTCTAGTAAGTGTATTTGGAAATAAAGTAATGAATGCAGCAGAGAAAAGTCAGAAGCAAGTTAGTGAATTAGCAGGACTTCTTGGAGAAGCAATCCAAGGAATACCATTAGTTAGAGCTTTTGCCGCAGAAATATGGATGCAAAGTAAATTTAATAAACAAATCGAATTACACCGATTAGCAAAATATAAAACCATGAGGTTGCTAGCACTACAACATCCAGTTGTTGGATTTATAGAGGCAAGTGGCATATTAGCTGTTTTCGCAATAGGAGCAGCTCGAATACAAAGTGGAGGGATGAACTCACAAGGCTTCAGTAGTTTTATCGCTGCCCTTCTAATGTTAATTGACCCTATTAGCCATTTAACAACTAACTTTAATGAGTTTCAACAAGGTCAGGCTTCATTAAAGCGTCTTAGAGAAATCGAGAATGAGCAATGTGAAGAAGAAGATTGTAATGAGCCAGTAATTTTAGAAAATGTTAAAGGAGAATTAATTTTAAAGGGGGTATGCTTTTCATATATTCCTAATAAGTCAATATTAAAAAATATTAGTTTAACTATAAATCCAGGCCAAGTAGTAGCCTTAGTTGGCCCATCAGGCGCCGGAAAAAGTACTATTTTTTCTCTCCTACTAAGATTTTTAAGACCTAATAATGGACAAATATTCCTAGATGGTCATGACATTTATAACCTTAAATCTGAAGACATAAGAAGATCTTTGGCATTAGTGCCACAAAGAGCATCAGTATTTACAGGAAGTATTTCAGATGCAATATCATTTGGTCGCAAGACGTCCATGGAGAAAATCATAGCTGCAGCAAAAATTGCCAATGCACATGAATTCATTATGGAATTATCAGATGGATATCAAACAATATTGGAAGAAAGAGGTACTAATATTTCAGGCGGGCAGTTACAAAGAATTGCTATAGCTAGAGCAGTTTTAGGTAATCCTGCTGTAATGCTACTTGATGAAGCAACCAGTGCATTAGATGCAGAAGCTGAAGAGTCAGTACAGTTAGGCCTAAATCGAGCAATGAAGGGTCGAACTGTTCTGGTAATTGCACATAGATTATCAACAGTCCAGGAAGCTGATCAAATAATTGTTTTAGATAAAGGTATTATCTGTGATAAGGGTAGTCATGATGAGCTTATTGCTAGAGATGGAAGATATAAAGAACTTTGCACTAAGCAGCTAATAAGGCAATAA
- a CDS encoding RNA-binding S4 domain-containing protein, with protein sequence MKLDQFLKWEGLVSTGGEAKHVINTGQVSVNGSVELRRGRKLCHGDQVTLGNIKLIFNETDALGRRLASND encoded by the coding sequence ATGAAGCTTGATCAATTCTTGAAATGGGAGGGTTTAGTTTCGACAGGTGGCGAAGCTAAACATGTTATTAACACCGGCCAGGTGTCCGTTAATGGTTCAGTAGAACTTAGGCGAGGTAGGAAACTGTGCCATGGTGATCAGGTAACCCTTGGCAATATTAAGTTGATTTTTAATGAAACTGATGCTCTAGGCCGTAGGTTGGCAAGTAACGATTAG
- the tpiA gene encoding triose-phosphate isomerase — protein MRKPVIAGNWKMHMTCAQTKDYMNRFLPLVEATPNDRHLVIAPPFTALSTLAETVSGTAVEISSQNVHWEDKGAYTAEISPTMLTEFQTKYTIVGHSEPRKYFSESDEQINKRAKSAQSHDLIPIVCVGETDEQRERGEAERVIRRQIEQGLEDTDPEKLVVAYEPIWAIGTGKTCEAKEANRICGLIRNWVNSSNLIIQYGGSVKPGNIDELMAMSDIDGVLVGGASLEPESFARIVNYQNI, from the coding sequence GTGCGTAAGCCTGTTATTGCTGGAAATTGGAAAATGCACATGACCTGTGCTCAGACAAAGGATTACATGAATAGATTTCTCCCTCTTGTAGAAGCAACACCTAATGATCGACATCTGGTTATAGCACCACCATTTACCGCCTTATCGACCCTGGCTGAAACTGTTTCAGGTACAGCAGTTGAAATTTCTAGCCAGAATGTACATTGGGAGGATAAGGGAGCTTATACAGCGGAAATATCTCCTACAATGCTTACAGAGTTTCAAACGAAATATACAATTGTTGGTCATAGTGAGCCTCGCAAATATTTTAGTGAAAGTGATGAACAAATTAATAAGAGAGCTAAGTCTGCTCAATCTCATGACTTGATTCCAATTGTCTGTGTAGGTGAAACTGACGAACAGAGAGAAAGAGGGGAAGCAGAAAGAGTTATACGAAGACAAATTGAACAAGGTCTAGAAGATACAGACCCAGAAAAATTAGTAGTTGCATATGAGCCAATATGGGCTATTGGAACAGGAAAGACATGTGAAGCAAAAGAAGCAAATAGAATTTGTGGTTTAATTCGCAATTGGGTTAATTCCTCAAATTTGATTATTCAATATGGAGGTTCAGTAAAACCAGGAAATATTGACGAATTAATGGCTATGAGTGATATAGACGGTGTATTAGTTGGAGGGGCTTCACTTGAACCAGAAAGCTTTGCGAGAATTGTCAATTACCAAAATATCTAA